In Microbacterium cremeum, a genomic segment contains:
- the cydB gene encoding cytochrome d ubiquinol oxidase subunit II, which translates to MDLAYLWFWIVGFLFVGYFVLDGFDFGVGMSLPFLGKDDVSRRQVINTIGPVWDLNETWIIVAGACLFAAFPHWYATLFSGFYLALLVILLALIARGVSFEYRHQREGLRWKKSFDRMIVIGSAVPAFLWGVAVANIVQGVPIDQSMEFTGSLLTLLNPYGLLGGATTLLLFFTHGVYFVALKTDGQVAADARRLAARAGALTILVAASFLVWTVVMAFGQGREFAAITMVLSVVAAVLLLGSWIANARGREGWAFGLGAFTIVSAVLAVWFALFPFVMPSTTDPAYSLTIENASSTDYTLTIMSWAALIFLPLVLAYQGWTYWVFRKRITRSHIEAAATVAH; encoded by the coding sequence ATGGATCTCGCCTACCTCTGGTTCTGGATCGTCGGATTCCTGTTCGTCGGCTACTTCGTGCTGGACGGCTTCGATTTCGGCGTCGGCATGTCGCTGCCGTTCCTCGGCAAGGACGACGTCAGCCGGCGTCAGGTGATCAACACCATCGGTCCCGTGTGGGATCTCAACGAGACGTGGATCATCGTCGCCGGTGCGTGCTTGTTCGCGGCCTTTCCGCACTGGTACGCGACCCTGTTCAGCGGGTTCTACCTGGCGCTGCTGGTGATCCTGCTGGCGCTCATCGCCCGCGGGGTGTCGTTCGAGTACCGGCACCAGCGCGAGGGCCTCCGGTGGAAGAAGTCCTTCGACCGCATGATCGTGATCGGCTCGGCGGTGCCCGCGTTCCTGTGGGGCGTCGCGGTCGCGAACATCGTGCAGGGCGTGCCGATCGACCAGAGCATGGAGTTCACCGGGTCGCTCCTGACGCTGCTGAACCCGTACGGCCTGCTCGGCGGCGCGACGACGCTGCTGCTGTTCTTCACCCACGGCGTGTACTTCGTGGCGCTCAAGACCGACGGGCAGGTGGCGGCCGACGCCCGCCGGCTGGCCGCGCGGGCGGGAGCGCTGACGATCCTCGTCGCCGCCTCGTTCCTCGTGTGGACGGTCGTCATGGCGTTCGGGCAGGGCCGTGAGTTCGCGGCGATCACGATGGTGCTCTCGGTCGTCGCGGCCGTGCTGCTCCTCGGCTCGTGGATCGCGAACGCACGCGGACGCGAGGGCTGGGCCTTCGGTCTGGGCGCGTTCACCATCGTGTCGGCGGTGCTCGCGGTGTGGTTCGCGCTGTTCCCGTTCGTCATGCCCTCGACGACCGACCCGGCCTACAGCCTCACGATCGAGAACGCCTCGAGCACCGACTACACGCTGACGATCATGTCGTGGGCGGCGCTCATCTTCCTGCCCCTGGTGCTCGCCTACCAGGGCTGGACGTACTGGGTCTTCCGCAAGCGCATCACCCGCTCGCACATCGAGGCGGCCGCGACGGTCGCGCACTGA
- a CDS encoding GNAT family N-acetyltransferase: protein MALTIRQATREDAAAITRIRIETWRAAYAGLIDGKVLAQFDPVTESRRRAERWDHMHADPRTRDVLAERDGAAVGWAAFGPSIDRELPRNGQLFALYAVPSEWSRGVGHALITAVEERLRASGFRHAHLWVLEGNDRAAAFYERHGWREDGAVMVDERVIGGHTPYTLHERRRVRDLSAAAADERDSTGGQD, encoded by the coding sequence GTGGCGCTCACGATCCGGCAGGCGACGCGGGAGGATGCCGCGGCCATCACCCGCATCCGCATCGAGACGTGGCGCGCCGCCTACGCCGGGCTGATCGACGGCAAGGTGCTCGCCCAGTTCGACCCCGTCACCGAGAGCCGACGACGCGCCGAGCGGTGGGACCACATGCACGCCGACCCGCGCACGCGCGACGTGCTCGCCGAGCGCGACGGCGCCGCCGTCGGGTGGGCGGCGTTCGGCCCGTCGATCGATCGCGAGCTGCCGCGGAACGGACAGTTGTTCGCGCTGTATGCGGTCCCTTCGGAGTGGTCGCGCGGCGTCGGTCACGCGCTCATCACCGCCGTCGAGGAGCGGCTGCGCGCCTCGGGCTTCCGCCACGCGCACCTCTGGGTGCTCGAGGGCAACGATCGCGCCGCCGCCTTCTACGAGCGTCACGGCTGGCGCGAGGACGGCGCCGTGATGGTCGACGAGCGCGTCATCGGCGGCCATACGCCGTACACGCTGCACGAGCGGCGCCGCGTGCGCGACCTGTCGGCGGCCGCCGCCGACGAGCGAGACTCCACCGGCGGGCAGGACTGA
- a CDS encoding ABC transporter permease has translation MSMPSAERVGDRSDAGAREGFVPRVLAVPAIVGLALLILPLGALVARVEWATLWSDITSPEALSALSLSLATGAVATLACIALGVPLALLIARSRVRTAAVLRAAVTVPLVLPPMVGGVAMLFLFGRTSPLGGALAEWGIRIPFTTTAVVLAQTFVALPFLVLALEGSLRATGVGYEQAAAGLGAGRWTILLRVTLPLAAPGLIAGIVLCFARAIGEFGATALFAGNAPGVTQTMPLAIYTAFNGAGVSQGTAVALSLLLLVTAIGVLLLVRAWRAEAPR, from the coding sequence ATGAGCATGCCGTCGGCGGAGCGCGTCGGCGACCGAAGCGATGCCGGTGCCCGCGAGGGGTTCGTGCCGCGGGTGCTCGCCGTGCCGGCGATCGTCGGGCTGGCGCTCCTGATCCTTCCGCTCGGCGCGCTCGTCGCGCGCGTGGAATGGGCGACGCTGTGGAGCGACATCACCTCGCCCGAGGCGCTGTCGGCACTCAGTCTCTCACTGGCGACCGGCGCCGTCGCGACGCTCGCGTGCATCGCGCTGGGAGTTCCGCTGGCGCTCCTGATCGCCCGCAGCCGCGTGCGCACGGCCGCGGTGCTGCGTGCCGCCGTCACCGTTCCGCTGGTGCTGCCGCCGATGGTCGGGGGCGTGGCGATGCTGTTCCTCTTCGGACGCACGAGCCCGCTCGGCGGCGCGCTCGCCGAATGGGGCATCCGCATCCCCTTCACCACGACCGCCGTGGTGCTGGCGCAGACCTTCGTCGCCCTGCCGTTCCTCGTGCTCGCGCTCGAGGGCTCGCTGCGCGCGACCGGCGTGGGCTACGAGCAGGCGGCCGCGGGCCTCGGCGCCGGTCGCTGGACGATCCTCCTGCGCGTCACGCTGCCGCTCGCGGCGCCCGGGCTGATCGCCGGCATCGTGCTGTGCTTCGCACGCGCGATCGGCGAGTTCGGGGCGACGGCGCTGTTCGCCGGCAACGCGCCGGGGGTCACGCAGACGATGCCGCTCGCGATCTACACCGCGTTCAACGGCGCCGGCGTCTCGCAGGGCACGGCCGTCGCACTGTCACTGCTGCTGCTGGTCACCGCGATCGGCGTGCTGCTGCTCGTGCGCGCGTGGCGGGCGGAGGCGCCGCGGTGA
- the modA gene encoding molybdate ABC transporter substrate-binding protein translates to MTSTRLLRRHAIRMPRPRRTAPVLAVLLAAALLVSACGAADRAPGATQPGTAGPGTAEPGTGAATELTGELRIFAAASLRAAFDELATRFEQRHPSVDVLPVSYDGSATLATQLVEGAPADVFASADESTMERVVDAGLATEPRDFAANTLVIAVPRGNPGGVKTIEDLADPALTVVLCAPEVPCGAASVALLADNAVTVAPASLEQNVTAVLTKVAAGEADAGLVYATDVRGADAVAAVAAAGSERVVNRYPIAALEEASNPDAAAAFVAFVTSPDARAVLTELGFGAP, encoded by the coding sequence ATGACCTCGACACGCCTCCTGCGCCGGCACGCGATCCGGATGCCTCGTCCTCGCCGCACCGCGCCGGTCCTCGCCGTGCTGCTCGCCGCCGCGCTCCTCGTCTCCGCGTGCGGGGCCGCCGACCGCGCGCCCGGGGCCACGCAACCCGGCACCGCCGGACCCGGCACCGCAGAGCCGGGCACCGGCGCGGCCACCGAGCTCACCGGCGAACTGAGGATCTTCGCGGCCGCGTCGCTGCGGGCGGCGTTCGACGAGCTGGCGACGCGGTTCGAGCAGAGGCATCCGTCGGTCGACGTGCTGCCGGTCTCGTACGACGGCTCGGCGACGCTGGCCACGCAGCTCGTCGAGGGCGCACCGGCCGACGTGTTCGCGTCGGCCGACGAGAGCACCATGGAGCGCGTCGTCGACGCCGGGCTCGCGACCGAACCGCGCGACTTCGCCGCCAACACGCTCGTGATCGCCGTCCCGCGCGGCAACCCGGGCGGCGTCAAGACGATCGAGGACCTGGCCGACCCCGCGCTCACCGTCGTCCTCTGCGCTCCCGAGGTGCCGTGCGGTGCGGCATCCGTCGCCCTCCTCGCCGACAACGCGGTCACGGTCGCGCCCGCGAGCCTCGAGCAGAACGTGACCGCCGTGCTCACCAAGGTCGCCGCGGGCGAGGCCGACGCGGGGCTCGTCTACGCCACGGACGTGCGGGGCGCCGACGCGGTCGCCGCCGTCGCCGCTGCCGGCTCGGAGCGCGTCGTGAACCGGTACCCCATCGCGGCGCTCGAGGAGGCGTCCAACCCCGACGCGGCCGCGGCGTTCGTCGCATTCGTGACCTCGCCGGACGCGCGCGCGGTCCTGACGGAGCTGGGGTTCGGGGCGCCATGA
- a CDS encoding TOBE domain-containing protein, with product MPSYRISEAARLLGVSDDTVRRWVDAGALPTTDSSPARIPGTALAARAVELASAPADPSDVLSSARNRFVGLVTRIQRDGLMAQIDIQSGPHRVVSLMSAEAADDLGLEVGSLASAVVKATHVIVEAPKG from the coding sequence ATGCCCAGCTATCGCATCTCGGAGGCCGCGCGCCTCCTCGGCGTGAGCGACGACACCGTCCGCCGCTGGGTCGACGCCGGTGCGCTTCCCACGACGGACTCGTCGCCCGCGCGGATCCCCGGTACCGCCCTCGCCGCCCGCGCCGTCGAGCTGGCCTCCGCGCCGGCCGATCCCTCCGACGTGCTCTCGAGCGCCCGCAACCGCTTCGTCGGGCTGGTCACCCGCATCCAGCGCGACGGGCTCATGGCGCAGATCGACATCCAGTCCGGCCCGCACCGCGTCGTCTCGCTCATGTCGGCCGAAGCCGCCGACGACCTCGGGCTCGAGGTCGGGTCGCTCGCGTCGGCGGTCGTGAAGGCGACGCACGTCATCGTCGAAGCGCCGAAGGGCTGA
- a CDS encoding GNAT family N-acetyltransferase: MSRIRAFRPGDEPALADICLKTADAGADATGILRDDDLWAEIFVLPYAARHPEFAFVVESDDERVVGYIVGAPDTAAFEDWFATQWWPRHAERWPEPGPEAEGETRQDGIVRYAYGRRSGPQPFGDEYPAHLHIDLLPEAQGQGLGRRLIETLEHALREAGVPGLHLVATAGNAGAIAFYPRVGFAPLPSPRGTQAFGKRL, translated from the coding sequence GTGTCACGCATCCGAGCCTTCCGACCGGGGGACGAGCCCGCCCTCGCCGACATCTGCCTGAAGACGGCGGATGCCGGAGCCGACGCCACCGGAATCCTCCGGGACGACGATCTGTGGGCCGAGATCTTCGTGCTGCCGTACGCGGCACGGCACCCGGAGTTCGCGTTCGTCGTCGAGTCCGACGACGAACGGGTGGTCGGGTACATCGTGGGCGCCCCCGACACGGCGGCGTTCGAGGACTGGTTCGCGACCCAGTGGTGGCCGCGCCACGCCGAGCGGTGGCCAGAGCCGGGTCCCGAGGCCGAGGGCGAGACGCGGCAGGACGGCATCGTCCGCTACGCGTACGGGCGCCGGAGCGGCCCCCAGCCGTTCGGGGACGAGTATCCCGCCCACCTGCACATCGACCTGCTCCCCGAGGCACAGGGCCAGGGACTCGGGCGCCGCCTCATCGAGACGCTCGAACACGCTCTCCGCGAGGCGGGAGTGCCCGGTCTGCACCTCGTGGCGACGGCCGGGAACGCCGGCGCGATCGCCTTCTATCCGCGCGTGGGGTTCGCGCCCCTTCCCTCGCCGCGCGGCACCCAGGCGTTCGGCAAGCGCCTCTGA
- a CDS encoding sulfate/molybdate ABC transporter ATP-binding protein, protein MSARSAARAAVAREGTGAGLDARVAVDRPGFRLEASLRADAGDVLALMGPSGAGKSTLLAVLAGLLRPGGGHVRFGGRTLSAPGGPSVAPARRGIVLLGQDPRLFPHLSALANVAFGLRAHGMTKTDAASAAADWLRRVGLAAFAERRPAQLSGGQQQRVALARALATTPDVLLLDEPLTSLDAETAGDVRALVHEQLSATRTTAIVATHDAVDAVALASELVVLEAGRVTQSGPVRDVLAAPATRFAAAVAGLNRVPGVVRDGHWRSGGLIFAVDGAEGAADPGGAGGAAGTAGTGAAGTAGTEERAAVFAPSAVHLGPAGAVSGDGAWTARITRLEQTPAGVRVRTADPDVAVDIAADRAAALGLAPGVEVGLRISPGDVRFA, encoded by the coding sequence GTGAGCGCGCGTTCGGCGGCGCGTGCGGCGGTGGCTCGTGAGGGCACCGGGGCAGGGCTCGACGCCCGCGTGGCGGTCGATCGCCCGGGGTTCCGCCTCGAGGCCTCGCTGCGGGCGGATGCCGGCGACGTCCTGGCCCTGATGGGGCCGAGCGGCGCGGGCAAGTCGACACTGCTGGCGGTGCTCGCGGGACTGCTGCGCCCGGGCGGCGGGCACGTGCGCTTCGGCGGACGCACGCTCAGCGCTCCGGGCGGGCCGAGCGTCGCGCCGGCGCGGCGCGGCATCGTCCTGCTCGGTCAGGATCCGCGGCTGTTCCCGCACCTCAGCGCGCTCGCGAACGTCGCATTCGGACTGCGGGCGCACGGGATGACGAAGACGGATGCCGCGTCCGCCGCGGCCGACTGGCTGCGCCGCGTCGGACTCGCCGCGTTCGCCGAGCGTCGTCCGGCGCAGCTGTCGGGCGGTCAGCAGCAGCGCGTCGCGCTCGCACGGGCGCTCGCGACGACGCCCGACGTACTGCTCCTGGACGAACCGCTGACGTCGCTCGACGCCGAGACGGCGGGCGACGTGCGTGCCCTCGTGCACGAACAGCTGTCGGCGACGCGCACGACCGCGATCGTCGCGACGCACGATGCCGTCGACGCCGTCGCCCTCGCGAGCGAGCTCGTCGTGCTCGAAGCCGGGCGCGTTACCCAGTCCGGACCCGTGCGCGACGTGCTCGCCGCACCGGCGACGCGCTTCGCCGCGGCCGTGGCCGGCCTCAACCGCGTTCCGGGCGTGGTGCGCGACGGGCACTGGCGCAGCGGCGGCCTCATTTTCGCGGTCGATGGCGCGGAAGGCGCAGCAGATCCGGGTGGCGCGGGTGGCGCGGCAGGCACGGCCGGCACGGGAGCCGCAGGCACGGCCGGCACGGAGGAGCGCGCGGCCGTGTTCGCGCCGTCTGCCGTGCACCTCGGCCCGGCGGGGGCGGTGTCGGGGGACGGCGCCTGGACCGCCCGCATCACGCGGCTCGAGCAGACGCCCGCTGGCGTGCGGGTGCGCACCGCCGATCCCGACGTGGCCGTCGACATCGCGGCCGATCGGGCGGCGGCGCTCGGCCTCGCCCCCGGAGTCGAGGTGGGCCTGCGGATCTCGCCCGGCGACGTGCGGTTCGCATGA
- a CDS encoding HNH endonuclease signature motif containing protein — protein sequence MSEPPQPAGAEEPASAREGLEDFVPPVPDAVDLVVETATMMSVFAAQRLVRVDAMRREMLADAAGRGTGVRDVVERSIRLELAAAMRITEYAAGRMIAQAEALVNRYPGVLDALSCGRVTEKHAEIYVDLVDAVDPELRGRVVDAGLTLAEAEPVGSFRRALSDLIARVEAATLEQRFEAAVTQRRVWVDRGPDGMGLLGLHHPAVEVHAIHSRITAMAKAIAAAEGETRTLDQIRADLVADLLIDGTTSHVPAAASGIRAQVVVTVPALALLDDDAELDADTAAAIDADADAATDADARAKTDAVPDTGATTTMGAEAATDAGATTPIGDPPVVEGVGPIPLSMARRLCGGDARWMRVLTHPESGIVLSVGRDRYKPPAALRRLVRWRADRCMGPGCGMPASRCEIDHQIRWVDRGETSLENTAPFCKGHHLVKDNTDWVVRQVPGSGGAIRWISPTGRSYVVQPERRVPAFTTTGRDPGDPAPF from the coding sequence ATGAGCGAACCCCCGCAGCCGGCCGGCGCCGAAGAACCGGCGTCGGCGCGGGAGGGGCTCGAGGATTTCGTGCCGCCGGTGCCCGACGCAGTGGATCTGGTGGTCGAGACGGCGACGATGATGTCGGTGTTCGCGGCGCAGCGGCTGGTACGCGTGGATGCGATGCGGCGCGAGATGCTGGCCGACGCGGCCGGGCGCGGCACCGGCGTGCGGGATGTCGTGGAGCGGTCGATCCGCTTGGAGCTGGCCGCGGCGATGCGGATCACGGAGTACGCCGCGGGCCGGATGATCGCGCAGGCCGAAGCCCTCGTGAACAGGTATCCAGGGGTGCTCGACGCACTGTCGTGCGGGCGGGTCACCGAGAAGCACGCCGAGATCTACGTCGATCTCGTCGACGCCGTCGACCCGGAGCTGCGCGGCCGGGTGGTGGATGCAGGTCTGACGTTGGCCGAGGCGGAGCCGGTCGGGTCGTTCCGTCGAGCACTGAGCGACCTCATCGCCCGGGTCGAGGCGGCCACCCTGGAGCAGCGATTCGAAGCCGCGGTCACGCAGCGGCGGGTATGGGTGGATCGGGGGCCCGACGGGATGGGACTGCTCGGGCTGCACCATCCTGCGGTCGAGGTGCACGCCATCCATTCCCGGATCACCGCGATGGCCAAGGCCATCGCCGCCGCCGAGGGTGAGACGCGTACGCTCGACCAGATCCGTGCCGACCTCGTCGCCGACCTGCTCATCGACGGCACCACCTCCCACGTGCCGGCGGCAGCCTCCGGCATCCGGGCACAGGTCGTCGTCACGGTCCCCGCCCTCGCGCTCCTCGACGACGACGCCGAACTCGATGCCGATACGGCCGCGGCGATCGACGCGGATGCGGATGCCGCGACCGACGCGGATGCCCGAGCGAAGACGGATGCCGTCCCCGACACGGGCGCCACCACCACGATGGGTGCGGAGGCTGCGACCGATGCGGGTGCCACTACGCCGATCGGCGACCCGCCGGTGGTCGAGGGCGTCGGCCCGATCCCGCTCTCGATGGCACGGCGCCTGTGCGGCGGCGACGCCCGGTGGATGCGGGTGCTCACCCATCCCGAGTCGGGCATCGTCCTGTCCGTCGGCCGCGACCGATACAAACCACCCGCAGCCCTCCGGCGACTCGTGAGATGGCGCGCCGATCGGTGCATGGGTCCGGGGTGCGGCATGCCCGCGTCCCGCTGCGAGATCGACCACCAGATCCGCTGGGTCGATCGCGGCGAGACGTCCCTCGAGAACACGGCCCCGTTCTGCAAGGGCCACCACCTCGTCAAAGACAACACCGACTGGGTCGTGAGGCAGGTTCCCGGCAGCGGCGGCGCCATCCGATGGATCTCGCCCACCGGACGCAGCTATGTCGTCCAACCCGAGAGACGGGTCCCCGCCTTCACGACGACGGGTCGCGATCCCGGCGATCCTGCCCCGTTCTGA
- a CDS encoding ABC transporter ATP-binding protein/permease, producing MDETQDDGPERMPGKPVDPRLLRYATASRGFFVAIGAISVAQTLVIVAFAWLLTTAVTDAIDGMPLTSLAPTLGALAAVVALRAVLLWARDAVAARAAARVQTQLREGLFDALGTLGPEWLGARNSAGLAVTAGRGLDALEAYFGRYLPQLVQTVIATPIIVAVMWWQDWISGLTVLLTLPLIPIFMVLIGLATRTVQRRQWTTLQRLAARFADTVQGLATLKVFGRQHRAAASIEHVTDDYRRETMRVLRVSFLSGFALEFLASISVAIVAVSIGFRLIDGSLALAVGLFVLLLAPEAYLPLRQVGVQFHAAAEGVAATDDVFAVLDAAAALPPVAERDETPPPRHALAHPPVVERASASERDETPRADHALAHPPVVERASASERDETPRADHALAHPPVVERASASERDETPPADDALVLRRVRVHRGDRRLPPVDLAAPPRTLTLIEGPSGAGKSSLFAALRGAAAFEGTATWCGADVRGLAPSEWLAWAGQRPGLVAGTIAANVSLGDADPAPAVVRRALDLACAGMLDPALELGVQGAGLSGGQAQRVAVARAFYRHLRGRAAVIALDEPSSALDPDTEARLWRGIRRLADDGATVLLVSHRTSARDVADAVLRLDTAEVPA from the coding sequence ATGGATGAGACGCAGGACGACGGGCCCGAGCGCATGCCGGGCAAGCCCGTCGATCCGCGGCTGCTGCGCTATGCGACCGCGTCGCGCGGCTTCTTCGTCGCGATCGGCGCGATCTCGGTCGCGCAGACGCTCGTCATCGTCGCGTTCGCATGGCTGCTGACGACCGCCGTCACCGACGCGATCGACGGGATGCCTCTCACCTCGCTTGCGCCGACCCTCGGGGCGCTCGCGGCGGTGGTCGCGCTGCGTGCCGTGCTGCTGTGGGCGCGCGATGCCGTCGCCGCGCGGGCGGCCGCACGCGTGCAGACGCAGCTGCGCGAGGGCCTGTTCGACGCGCTCGGGACTCTCGGACCCGAGTGGCTCGGCGCGCGCAACTCGGCGGGGCTGGCGGTGACGGCGGGGCGCGGGCTCGACGCGCTCGAGGCGTACTTCGGCCGGTACCTGCCCCAGCTCGTGCAGACGGTGATCGCGACGCCGATCATCGTCGCGGTGATGTGGTGGCAGGACTGGATCTCGGGGCTCACGGTGCTTCTCACCCTCCCCCTCATCCCGATCTTCATGGTGCTGATCGGTCTCGCCACGCGCACCGTCCAGCGGCGCCAGTGGACCACCCTGCAACGCCTCGCCGCGCGCTTCGCCGACACCGTGCAGGGGCTCGCCACGCTCAAGGTGTTCGGCCGTCAGCATCGGGCCGCGGCATCCATCGAGCACGTCACCGACGACTACCGGCGCGAGACGATGCGCGTGCTGCGGGTGTCGTTCCTGTCGGGGTTCGCGCTGGAGTTCCTCGCGAGCATCTCGGTCGCGATCGTCGCCGTGTCGATCGGGTTCCGCCTGATCGACGGGTCGTTGGCGCTCGCCGTCGGGCTGTTCGTGCTGCTGCTCGCCCCCGAGGCCTACCTGCCGCTCCGCCAGGTCGGCGTGCAGTTCCACGCCGCCGCGGAGGGCGTGGCCGCGACCGACGACGTCTTCGCAGTGCTCGACGCCGCCGCGGCGCTCCCCCCGGTCGCTGAGCGAGACGAAACGCCCCCACCCCGCCACGCCCTCGCACACCCCCCGGTCGTTGAGCGAGCGAGCGCCAGCGAGCGAGACGAAACGCCCCGAGCCGACCACGCCCTGGCACACCCCCCGGTCGTTGAGCGAGCGAGCGCCAGCGAGCGAGACGAAACGCCCCGAGCCGACCACGCCCTGGCACACCCCCCGGTCGTTGAGCGAGCGAGCGCCAGCGAGCGAGACGAAACGCCCCCAGCCGACGACGCCCTCGTGCTGCGGCGAGTGCGGGTGCACCGCGGCGACCGGCGCCTGCCCCCCGTCGACCTCGCCGCGCCCCCGCGCACCCTCACGCTCATCGAGGGCCCGAGCGGCGCCGGCAAATCGAGCCTGTTCGCGGCACTGCGCGGAGCCGCTGCCTTCGAGGGCACCGCGACCTGGTGCGGCGCCGACGTGCGCGGGCTCGCCCCGTCGGAGTGGCTCGCGTGGGCCGGGCAGCGGCCCGGACTCGTCGCCGGCACGATCGCGGCCAACGTGTCGCTCGGCGATGCGGACCCCGCTCCGGCCGTCGTGCGACGGGCTCTCGACCTCGCGTGCGCCGGCATGCTCGACCCGGCGCTGGAGCTCGGCGTGCAGGGCGCCGGGCTGTCGGGCGGCCAGGCGCAGCGCGTCGCCGTCGCGCGGGCGTTCTACCGGCACCTGCGCGGGCGCGCCGCCGTGATCGCACTCGACGAGCCCAGCTCGGCGCTCGACCCCGACACGGAGGCGCGCCTGTGGCGCGGCATCCGTCGCCTCGCCGACGACGGCGCGACGGTGCTGCTGGTCTCTCACCGCACGTCGGCCCGGGACGTCGCCGACGCCGTGCTCCGCCTGGATACGGCCGAGGTCCCGGCATGA
- the cydC gene encoding thiol reductant ABC exporter subunit CydC, with the protein MTPASPPGTAKGQVAVRPDHAGATGTEGRPPLSANHVLRGALPPARRLWWSLAAGFASEASAVALLAVSAWLIVRASEQPPVLYLSAAVVGVRFFAISRAVFRYLERLTGHDAALRQLAATRADLVRRLVPLAPDGLARTRRGSVLGALVDDVDDLQNLPLRVVQPLVSSALVALAAVVLVAIVWWPAALALLACLLVAAAVAALWGWASGARAERDIAPLRGRLADAILDHLGSLDVLAAFGAEAESRARIAAADAALRRAVVRRAGAQAGTTALVSLLAGAASVFAIAAAAPGLASGALGGPEFAVAVLVPMAVFDVFATVPLAAASWRQVRASAQRIADALPAEAPRELVRERIAPTGEAPPLGDGVRVRGASVRWPGATADALRDVDLDVLPGERLLVIGPSGAGKSTLAHALVRFLETDGGYDIGGRSVHALAPDDVRLTVGLCEQHPMLFDEDVRQNLLFARDTATDAELEAVLERVGLGRWLRERGGLDARVGERGALVSGGQAQRIALARALLRGFPVLVLDEPTAGVDPAASDRLLVDLLGAVRDDQAVVLISHVAVPDGLVDRTVRIDDGRIVGTGRRDAS; encoded by the coding sequence ATGACCCCCGCATCCCCGCCGGGGACCGCGAAAGGTCAGGTCGCCGTACGACCGGACCACGCCGGAGCGACGGGCACCGAGGGGAGACCTCCCCTCTCGGCGAACCACGTGCTGCGGGGGGCGCTGCCGCCGGCGCGACGGCTCTGGTGGTCGCTCGCAGCCGGGTTCGCGTCGGAGGCGTCCGCCGTCGCGCTGCTCGCCGTGAGCGCGTGGCTCATCGTGCGGGCGAGCGAGCAGCCGCCCGTGCTCTACCTGTCGGCTGCCGTCGTGGGCGTGCGGTTCTTCGCCATCTCCCGGGCGGTGTTCCGCTACCTCGAACGGCTCACCGGTCACGACGCGGCCCTGCGGCAGCTCGCGGCCACGCGCGCCGACCTGGTGCGGCGCCTCGTGCCGCTCGCCCCCGACGGACTCGCGCGGACGCGCCGGGGATCCGTGCTCGGCGCGCTCGTCGACGACGTCGATGACCTGCAGAACCTGCCCCTGCGCGTGGTCCAGCCGCTGGTGTCGTCGGCGCTCGTGGCCCTCGCCGCCGTCGTGCTCGTCGCGATCGTGTGGTGGCCGGCCGCGCTCGCCCTGCTCGCGTGCCTCCTCGTCGCTGCAGCGGTCGCGGCGCTGTGGGGCTGGGCGTCGGGTGCCCGTGCCGAGCGCGACATCGCGCCGCTGCGCGGCCGCCTCGCCGACGCGATCCTCGACCATCTCGGCAGCCTCGACGTGCTCGCGGCGTTCGGCGCCGAGGCCGAGAGCCGTGCGCGCATCGCGGCCGCGGACGCCGCCCTGCGTCGCGCGGTCGTGCGTCGCGCCGGCGCGCAGGCCGGAACCACCGCGCTCGTCTCGCTGCTGGCCGGCGCGGCATCCGTCTTCGCGATCGCGGCCGCCGCTCCGGGTCTGGCTTCTGGTGCGCTCGGCGGGCCGGAGTTCGCGGTCGCCGTGCTTGTGCCGATGGCGGTGTTCGACGTGTTCGCGACTGTGCCGCTGGCCGCAGCCTCGTGGCGTCAGGTGCGCGCGTCGGCCCAGCGCATCGCCGATGCGCTCCCCGCGGAGGCGCCCCGCGAGCTCGTCCGCGAGCGGATCGCCCCGACCGGAGAAGCCCCGCCGCTCGGCGACGGCGTGCGCGTCCGGGGGGCGTCCGTCCGGTGGCCGGGTGCGACGGCCGACGCCCTGCGCGATGTCGACCTCGATGTCCTTCCGGGCGAGCGCCTGCTGGTCATCGGGCCGAGCGGAGCGGGCAAGTCCACGCTCGCGCACGCGCTCGTGCGGTTCCTCGAGACCGACGGCGGCTACGACATCGGCGGCCGCTCGGTGCACGCCCTCGCCCCCGACGACGTGCGCCTCACCGTGGGTCTGTGCGAGCAGCATCCGATGCTCTTCGACGAGGACGTGCGCCAGAACCTGCTGTTCGCCCGCGACACGGCGACGGATGCCGAGCTCGAGGCGGTGCTCGAGCGGGTCGGGCTCGGCCGATGGCTGCGGGAGCGCGGCGGGCTCGACGCGCGGGTCGGCGAGCGCGGCGCCCTCGTCTCAGGCGGACAGGCGCAGCGCATCGCCCTCGCGCGGGCGCTGCTGCGCGGCTTCCCCGTGCTCGTGCTCGACGAGCCGACGGCGGGCGTCGATCCCGCGGCATCCGATCGCCTGCTCGTCGATCTGCTGGGCGCGGTGCGCGACGACCAGGCGGTCGTGCTGATCTCGCACGTCGCCGTGCCGGACGGGCTCGTCGACCGCACCGTGCGGATCGACGACGGCCGCATCGTCGGCACCGGCCGGCGCGACGCCTCGTGA